One genomic segment of Deinococcus sedimenti includes these proteins:
- a CDS encoding ferritin-like domain-containing protein — protein sequence MRYQTLNDLYVSLLRDLYSAEQQLLIALPVMAQSAVTPKLKEGFGLHLTQTQEHVKRLEKIFSGLGESPLGKVSGAMLGLVREGNDIITGNEPGIVRDAALIMAAQRVEHLEIASYGTAATYAGLLGEEKAVKLLEATLKEEEETDQQLTVVASAINPKAV from the coding sequence CTTCTGCGTGACCTTTACTCCGCGGAGCAGCAACTGCTCATCGCGCTTCCCGTGATGGCGCAGTCGGCGGTGACGCCAAAGCTGAAAGAAGGCTTCGGACTCCACCTGACGCAGACTCAAGAACATGTCAAGCGCCTGGAAAAGATCTTCTCTGGGTTGGGCGAGTCTCCGCTCGGCAAGGTCAGCGGCGCGATGCTCGGGCTGGTGAGGGAAGGCAACGACATCATCACCGGCAACGAGCCGGGCATCGTGCGCGACGCCGCCCTGATCATGGCTGCGCAGCGGGTCGAGCACCTGGAAATCGCCAGCTACGGCACCGCCGCCACCTATGCGGGTCTGCTGGGTGAGGAGAAGGCGGTCAAACTGTTGGAAGCCACCCTGAAGGAAGAGGAAGAAACCGACCAACAGCTCACGGTCGTGGCCAGCGCGATCAATCCCAAAGCGGTCTAA
- a CDS encoding glutathione-independent formaldehyde dehydrogenase, translating to MKAVIYNGPRDIRVVDVADPQIEQPTDVLVKITSTNICGSDLHMYEGRTDIECGRVLGHENLGEVVEIGRAVYRIKVGDKVCLPFNIGCGFCRNCEKGLTGACLTVAPGQAGAAYGFADMGPFQGGQAQYLRVPFGDFNCLKLPEDAAEKEDDYVMLADIFPTGWHATRLANLMPGDSIAIYGAGPVGLMAAYSAMIQGARQVIVVDRHKDRLKLAEQIGAIAVNDAEHDPVEQIMELTNGRGTDKGCECVGWQCHDHGGQEIPNLTMNNLVKTTRATGQIGVVGVFVPQDPKSPDDLMKRGQIAFDIGNFFFKGLRMGSGQANVKAYNRELRDLIHADRAKPSFLVSHRLPLEQAPDAYKNFDNRTDGWTKVILKPNE from the coding sequence ATGAAAGCTGTCATTTACAACGGACCGCGTGATATTCGCGTTGTCGACGTGGCCGACCCCCAGATTGAGCAACCCACAGATGTGCTGGTGAAAATCACGAGTACCAACATCTGCGGTTCCGACCTGCACATGTACGAGGGCCGCACCGACATCGAGTGCGGGCGGGTGCTTGGGCATGAAAACCTGGGTGAAGTGGTGGAAATCGGCCGGGCGGTGTACCGCATTAAGGTGGGTGACAAGGTCTGTCTGCCGTTCAATATCGGCTGTGGCTTCTGCCGTAACTGCGAAAAGGGGTTGACTGGAGCCTGCCTGACGGTGGCGCCGGGTCAGGCCGGGGCTGCCTACGGGTTTGCCGACATGGGCCCGTTTCAGGGTGGACAGGCCCAGTACTTGCGGGTGCCCTTCGGTGATTTCAACTGCCTGAAGCTCCCCGAGGACGCCGCCGAGAAAGAGGACGACTATGTGATGCTGGCCGACATTTTTCCGACGGGCTGGCACGCCACGCGGCTCGCCAATCTGATGCCCGGTGACAGCATCGCGATTTATGGGGCGGGACCAGTGGGACTGATGGCCGCTTACTCCGCCATGATTCAGGGGGCCCGGCAAGTCATCGTGGTCGACCGCCACAAGGATCGCCTGAAACTGGCCGAACAGATCGGAGCCATTGCTGTCAACGACGCCGAGCACGACCCAGTCGAACAGATCATGGAACTGACGAACGGCCGGGGTACAGATAAGGGCTGCGAATGTGTGGGCTGGCAGTGCCACGACCACGGCGGACAGGAGATCCCCAACCTGACCATGAACAATCTGGTGAAGACTACTCGCGCCACCGGGCAGATCGGCGTGGTGGGTGTCTTCGTTCCGCAGGATCCGAAATCGCCGGACGACCTGATGAAGCGTGGTCAGATTGCCTTCGACATCGGCAATTTCTTCTTCAAGGGCCTGCGGATGGGTTCGGGGCAAGCCAACGTGAAGGCGTATAACCGGGAGTTGCGCGACCTGATTCACGCTGATCGGGCCAAGCCATCATTCCTGGTGTCGCACCGCCTGCCGCTGGAACAGGCCCCCGACGCATACAAAAACTTCGATAACCGCACAGACGGCTGGACGAAGGTGATCCTCAAACCCAACGAGTAG
- a CDS encoding helix-turn-helix domain-containing protein, which yields MLGGAQVRHIIELKAAGQSISGIAKTLDISRNTVKKYLREPGLPQPRPRKPRGSKLAPFTGFLTTRIEAGVLNAVVLFRELQELGYDGQYTVVKDFVRPFRRTRVSAQRITTRFETAPGEQAQVDFGRYTYRNLEGQTRSIWAFVMVLG from the coding sequence ATGCTCGGAGGCGCACAGGTGCGGCACATCATTGAACTCAAGGCGGCAGGTCAATCCATCAGCGGCATCGCTAAAACGCTGGACATCAGTCGAAACACCGTCAAGAAATACCTGCGTGAACCCGGCCTCCCTCAACCACGTCCCCGCAAACCGCGAGGCAGCAAACTCGCCCCCTTCACAGGGTTTTTGACCACGCGGATCGAGGCAGGCGTCCTCAACGCCGTGGTGTTGTTCCGTGAACTGCAGGAACTCGGCTACGACGGTCAATACACCGTGGTGAAGGATTTCGTGCGCCCATTTCGGCGGACACGTGTGTCCGCCCAGCGGATCACCACGCGCTTTGAAACCGCGCCAGGCGAGCAGGCGCAAGTGGACTTCGGCCGGTACACCTACCGCAACCTGGAAGGCCAGACTCGTTCGATTTGGGCCTTCGTGATGGTGCTGGGCTAG